Proteins encoded together in one Streptomyces sp. NBC_01216 window:
- a CDS encoding type ISP restriction/modification enzyme: MRDVTEDPRLDDMPLLDELMPWSVAPLRLGRSWIVAPDVRTLRTRWDRLTSAGAEERERLFRPSRARTTASSVAALPGQRTGTGRFARESGPCPAPVRLAHGPFDEQWLLPDHRLIDAARPELWRVADAAQLFVVEQGYVPGAAGPALLVTGALPDGRSPAGRPGRIRPLFRRPGGREPNVAPGLRALLTEWYRQPVSAADLLAWVVASALPSPTGCRVPLPRDPEVWRSGMALGRRLTDVQLRGAHSGEKPRLPGGRRPYVRAPLPGRPGELSYDVAGETLIVAASRDPGGGGSGRISPVPAEVWDFHVSGARMLEQWFAHRTAAAEPGSLEAIGPAAWPQEWTSELLELITILALLARSEAERGALARRPGWSRTELRAAGILPVPGTARRPASVLDHHEEGPEGQFALL, encoded by the coding sequence ATGCGGGACGTGACCGAAGACCCGCGGCTCGACGACATGCCGCTGCTCGACGAGCTCATGCCCTGGTCCGTGGCCCCGTTGCGGCTCGGGCGGTCCTGGATCGTGGCGCCCGACGTCCGCACGCTGCGGACCCGCTGGGACCGGCTGACGTCAGCGGGCGCGGAAGAGCGGGAGAGGCTGTTCCGACCCAGCCGGGCCCGTACGACGGCGAGTTCGGTGGCGGCGCTGCCCGGTCAGCGCACCGGGACCGGCCGGTTCGCCCGCGAGAGCGGACCGTGCCCCGCGCCCGTGCGGCTCGCCCACGGCCCCTTCGACGAGCAGTGGCTGCTCCCCGACCACCGGCTGATCGACGCCGCCCGGCCCGAGCTGTGGCGGGTCGCCGACGCGGCGCAGCTCTTCGTCGTCGAGCAGGGTTACGTGCCGGGCGCGGCCGGCCCCGCGCTGCTGGTGACGGGCGCCCTGCCCGACGGCCGGTCGCCGGCCGGACGCCCCGGCCGCATCCGTCCGTTGTTCCGGCGGCCCGGGGGACGGGAGCCCAATGTCGCGCCCGGTCTGCGGGCACTGCTGACCGAGTGGTACCGACAGCCCGTCTCCGCGGCCGACCTGCTGGCCTGGGTGGTGGCGTCGGCGCTCCCCTCCCCCACCGGATGCCGGGTGCCGCTGCCCCGCGACCCCGAGGTCTGGCGCTCCGGCATGGCACTCGGCCGGCGCCTCACCGATGTCCAGCTGCGTGGCGCGCACTCCGGCGAGAAGCCCCGGCTGCCGGGCGGGCGGCGCCCCTACGTGCGGGCTCCGCTCCCGGGCCGCCCCGGGGAGCTGTCGTACGACGTCGCCGGGGAGACGCTGATCGTGGCCGCGTCGCGCGATCCGGGCGGTGGAGGGAGCGGGCGGATCTCCCCCGTGCCCGCCGAGGTCTGGGACTTCCACGTCTCCGGGGCACGGATGCTGGAGCAGTGGTTCGCGCACCGCACGGCAGCCGCCGAGCCGGGCAGCCTGGAGGCGATCGGGCCTGCCGCCTGGCCCCAGGAGTGGACCTCCGAGCTGCTGGAGCTGATCACGATCCTCGCCCTGCTGGCCCGGAGCGAAGCGGAGCGCGGGGCACTCGCGCGCCGGCCGGGATGGTCCCGGACGGAGCTGCGGGCGGCCGGGATACTGCCGGTACCGGGCACGGCGCGGCGCCCCGCGTCCGTCCTCGACCACCACGAGGAGGGCCCGGAAGGACAGTTCGCGCTCCTTTGA